Genomic window (Pradoshia sp. D12):
CGGTGATACTTTTGCCTGTCTCCATTTTAAATTTTTTTGATAAATGTGATGGATTCACATGAATAGACTCTGCTATTTCATTAAGCATCAAAGGGCTTTCCAAATTGAAATTAATATATTGCACAGCGTTTTTGACGATTGGACTAAACTTTCGTGTTGAGAACTCATTAACGAGTTCACAATATGCATCAAGCATACTCCTAATAAGCTTGTGTAAATATGGTAGATTATCTGCTCTTTCAATCAGAATAGCATATTTTTCTGATACATCATGTAAATAAACCGGATGAACTCCGCCTTTTTCAGCAGCAATTCTAAATAATGTATTCTGAACAAACGTTAAATTTTTAGTCGATCGAATTGGATTTTCCGGAACTCTATTTTTTAGATGTACATCAGTTAAACCCGTTAATTGCTTTAATGCCCCTTCCTTATCCCCTCTTGCAATGGCATCTATAATTCTTTTTTCTATTTTATAACGGTGTTCAATGATCTTTTCACGATCCTCTTCTTCATCCTGAATAGGTTTTACTGGATTACTTTGTTTATTAAAAGTCGGTGTAACCAGCTGTGATGACGAAATATAGTTGTGAGGACACAAATTTACTAATAACTCTCCAATACTTCTTATTTCTTCCTGACTTAGGATTGATAAAGTCTCGTAGAAATCTTGATATTGCTTTCTGTCACTAATGGGTAAACTTTGAGAGGAGATAATTTGGCTGATAAATAAATCTGAAGGTAAATCAGACAAAAAAGGGCCAACCATCACTGTGCCTGCATATTGATCATCTTTCCATATTCCAGCAAAAATACATTCCAATTTAGCCGAATTAATATAATGTAAAT
Coding sequences:
- a CDS encoding helix-turn-helix domain-containing protein, with protein sequence MNQEQIKVYAQLCNLVSSIVKLDVKLLDLDGNKIILMAKHQIPSGLANNEEENKSITELLKASKKNEYLHYINSAKLECIFAGIWKDDQYAGTVMVGPFLSDLPSDLFISQIISSQSLPISDRKQYQDFYETLSILSQEEIRSIGELLVNLCPHNYISSSQLVTPTFNKQSNPVKPIQDEEEDREKIIEHRYKIEKRIIDAIARGDKEGALKQLTGLTDVHLKNRVPENPIRSTKNLTFVQNTLFRIAAEKGGVHPVYLHDVSEKYAILIERADNLPYLHKLIRSMLDAYCELVNEFSTRKFSPIVKNAVQYINFNLESPLMLNEIAESIHVNPSHLSKKFKMETGKSITDFINLKRIEAAKLYLLNGNMSITDVAYLVGFNDVNYFSRIFKRITSMTPSQYVKGTGLTGE